Below is a window of Mucilaginibacter sp. PAMC 26640 DNA.
ACCTTACGGTTGGGTTAAACTTTGAAAGCGGGGTAAAAGTAAGGCCCTCCATTTACGGAAGGCCTTCTATACAACCGGCACGCAGGGCGGTTACTTTTTAACAAATTTTAAGGCGCCCGAGTTCATACAGAAACGTTTGCCGCCGCGGTCTGCCGGGCCGTCGTCAAACACATGGCCCAGGTGTAAGCCGGTGCTTTTTTCGATAACCTCGTCGCGGGTCATGCCGTAACTGTTATCGCGCACCACTTCTACCTTCCCGGCGTCAACTGCTTTAACAAAGCTTGGCCATCCGGTGCCGCTTTCAAACTTATCTGCCGAGCTAAACAGCACATCGCCGGTAGCAGCACTTACGTAAACACCTTTTTGGTGGTTATCATAATACTCGTTCTTGTAGGGTGGCTCGGTGCCGCTCTCTACCATAATATTATACTGATTGGGTGTTAGCACCTTTTTCCATTCTGCAGCCGGCTTACTCTTTGGCCTGCTGGCGGTTTGTTTTTTGGTTTGTCCGTTGATATTCTGGCAGCCGATTGCTCCGAATATGCTGATGATCAGTATGGCTAAAATTGATTTTTTCATTTGTTTTTCTGTCTTTTTTGATGAATTGTTAAGCTGATTTAAATCCGCTTCCGCATAATAAATTTACGAAATATTATGCCAAAGCGATTGTCATCTATTGGTCGTAATAGTTGGGTATTCCTTACAGCTGTTTGGAGAGAATAATGATGACCAATTACATCCACACAAAGTAATGGAGATGATATTAACATTAATCTTTATTATATTTCCTGAATGGAAGCTAATTACGATACACTAAGTTGGGCTGAAGCCAACGAACTGAAATCCCGCATGAACGGTGAGGCTATAGATCTTATTGATTTCAACCTTAGCACGGTTTTCAAATTGAGCGATGGAACCTTTTTAGTAATGCCCATTAATCCATTCGCAAAATGCCTGGCTACCAAGGACATGCTATTGTTAGAAAACTGGCGAACGGATCGCTACTATCCAACAAACGAGAAGGTTAACGCCTTCTACTTTGCCAATAAAGAAAAATTTGAAAATTTACCGCAATTTCAAAAGTTACTTGTTAGCGATCTGTTAGCGTATCTGGCTAAATATCAGTTAACTGAAACGTCAGATCTTGACGGGATCTGCCGATTATTAAAAATGAAGAGAACTTTTAATAGATTTAAGCTGAATTTTATTGTATTGGTAGGCAATTACTTTATAACTAGCTATCCGGATGATGGCCTTAAATGGTCAAAGCTTGTCAACAAACAATTATTGAATCCACTGGTGACACTTGTTTTGTCGAGAGTAGTAGATAACGATGAAAGGTATTTCGATCTTCAGGAATTAGTTGATGGTAAATGGGGGTATAGTGGTTTACAATATATTGAGCACCGTTATAAATATCCATTGAGATGGCCGGGTGAGATTACCTCCTTGCAAAAATTTATTTAATTATGATTAATGTTTTGCTCATAAGCTATCAGAATTTATTTTTTTATTAATAATGTCACCACGCTAACGCTTACCATCCCGGCGCAAACGTCAAACCAAATACAGGTTTTTTAACATCGGTACGGTTCAGCGGGAAGGCATAGTAAGGCTCCAACACAAAGTATCCGAAGAAGTTAACCCTCAGCGAGATCCCGGCGCTTAGTGCAGGTACGCGCTGGTTGGTATTGTAAACTGCTTGTGTAACCGGTTGGCCGTCGGTACCGATCGTTGGTTTGCCGTTAGCATCCAGCACTACGGCATCGCCTGTTTTGTCGGGGCCGCTTTGGAATTTGATCTGGTTACCTTTGTTCCAGGCAAGGCCGGCATCAAAGAATACATTCAGATCGCTAAACAGGAATTTTGATTTTACCACAGCCAGTTTCTCCGGCCCGGTAAAGGGCAGGCGCATTTCAAAATTGGCAACGGCTATGCGGCTACCCGAAAGCTGATCGATGGTAAACCCGTTGGTGGTTTGTTTGGCATTGTTGTAAAACGTTTGTGCTTCGTACCCCCTGATGAGGAAAGGGTAGCCGATGAAGAGCGGATAAAGGCCCCGGGCTTCCTGGCCGAAACGGCCGTAGCCGTATAGCCTTGCGGCAAAGGTCACCGGTTCTACCCGTACGTATTTGCGCAGGTCGATTGTTGGTGAGAAAAATCGGTACGTTCCCACATTGTATTCTGCCTCGATCCGGTAACGATATCCGTTTAAAGGCGCAGCAATACCAAAGTAAGAATTATCGCCCACCAATGCGGTGTTAACATGAACGGTGGTAAAAGGGACAAGGTTATAACCGGTTTCGCTGGCAAACTGCTCGCTCGAGATCTTATGCTTTTGATAGTCAATAGCGCTGTACACCCCGGTTGAATCGTACGGGTAATAGGTGCTGTACCGATCTACCCGGTAAGAATAGCGTGCTGCACCGGTACCAAACTCCACCCGGGTAGAGCGGGAGATGGGGTAGGAGGTAAAGCCCTGAACGGCATCCTCAAAAGTGCGGATGATATCGGTATGCTGATCTAACACGTTAATGGTTTTGCCATCTACTTCCCTGGTGGTCTGGCTTACACCGTAGGTGCCTGATTGATAAGGAATATGCGATAAGCCCAAACCAAAGTTCCAGCGGCCCTGCTGGTTAATGTAAACAAACTGACCGCCAAAATCATACACCTCACCGTTAACCGCTAAACCGCCGTAGATCTGGTTGCGGCCCAATATATCGCTGAACACGCCTTGAATACCGCTGGATAGGCCTGTTCCGTAAGAACCTACCGAGGCACCAATGCCGTTACTTGCCAGATAATCCATTTTAAATTTTGGCTTGTATGGGATATTGATAATCGAATCGGCAGGAAGCTTAGGATAGGCTAAGTAGTTATTTAAGTTGGCATTGATAAGATCCACCCCTACAGCGCGGGTAGGCGGCAGTAAGGCCATCTCGAAATTCGTATTGGCGCCATCAACGATCACCGGCGTAAAATCGGTGGATTTGGCATTGTAGATAGCGTATTTCTGCTTGCGGTAGTAGGAGTATACCACATCATTATTGGCCGATACGCTCAGTGCCGGTGAAAATTCGGTGATCCCGCAGATACCGGTAAAGAGGTTGGTCAATTGTTCCACTTGTCCGTTGCCGGTGGTATAGCGGTAAAGGTTACGGAAACCGTCCCGGTTGCTCAGGAAGTAAACCTGGGTACCATCTGACGAATAAACCGGGTTAAGGTTGTTGGCGTGGTTGAACACCTTGATATCGGTTACTTTGCCGGTAGCAATATCCAGTTCGGCCAGGTTAAAGGTGAGCTCCTGCGAAAGTACCTGGTCATAAGTGCTGCGGTCACTGCTGAAAATGATCTTTTTGCCGTCGCGTGAAAAGCTTGGCTGGTAATCGGAATATTTATCGTTGGTAAGCTGCGTAACTTTTTTGGTATCGAAGCTGTATATATACAGATCGCCCTGTCCTTCTGAAAGGCCCTGGAAAGCGATATGATTACCATCCGGCGACCAGGTGAGGTTACTGAACTGCTCGGCCTTACCCATGGAGATATCGTTAAGGATCTCGCCGTTAGGCACGCCTACCACCAGCATCCGATTGCGCCCCTTGCTGAATACGCTGAAGGCAAACCGCTTACTATCCGGCGACCAAGCCCCCGCCGATTCGATAAAATTAAATTCATCTACATGCGAGTTGGAGACCTTGCTCGTGAGCCGCTTGATCACTCGCCCGGTTTTTGCATCGGAGAGGTAAAGATCTATACTAAAGAGGCTTTTTGAGGAAAGAAATGCGATGAACCTGCCATCCGGGCTTACCGCCGGGGCAACGGTAAGGTCGCCGCCAACTTTATCATCAATTACCCTTAAACCAACCGGTTTCTGTACGGTATCTTTCAGGAAAGATTTATAGGTGTTTTCAATCGAGTTTTTCCACAAGCGCGAGAGCGTTTTGTCATCATACCCAAACGTACGCCTGATGCCGTACTGCAAACCAAAACGGGCCGTGTTTTTAAAGAATGGCACAATGATGGTATCCCCATAAGTGGAACCTAAATAGGACCAGAACGCCTCGCCATAACGATAGGGGAAATATTTGTTACTATTGGTTAGATCTGCTACGGATGGGATATCGTGATTGAGGTAGGCATCGCGCATCCACATAGCGGTGTAAGCATCCTTTTTACCTATGGACAGGTACTCTGCCATCCCTTCAACCATCCACAAGGGTAAATTGCCAATGTTCTCTAAGTTGGAAGAATCGCGGCCCAGCAGGGTATGGTATTGAAATGCGTGTACCAATTCGTGGCCAAGTACATGGCGGGTGGTTTGATTAGTTTCCATTACCGGCATCACCACCCGGTTTTTTAAACCTTCGGTTATACCGCCCGTACCCACGCTGATCTCCCCATCGATAGCCGTAGTTTGCTGGAAATCGGGGTGGTTGGCGTAAAGAATTATGGGGTTAGGCTTGCTGAACGTATCGCGGAACACCTGCTGGTGCAGCGTGTACCAAAGTTCGCTCTCCTGTGCAAATCGTTTGATCATGCTATCATTTTTTACATAATAGTAGATCTCGAAATGCGGGGTCTTGTAAACTTTAAAGTCTAATTTTTTATAACGAACCTTATTCTGCCCAAAGTATTGCGCCTTTGCCTGCTGACTAAACAGCATTGCCGAAACAATGCAAAACAATAACAACGAGAATTTTATGCAGCAAGCGTAACGTTTCTTCATAAAGCTGATTTAGACTATCGCAATTTATATAAAAGCCGTTTGACAGGCAAACGGCTTTTACTACTATTTATTAAGGTGCGGGCGTGGTGCTTTCCGGTGCAGGATCGGCTGGTGGGGTTACAACTGCGCCTGCCGTATCTGCCGGCATCTCCAGGCTGTCTGTAGCGGTGGTATCTGATGAAGTGATCCTTGGCGACGGACACATATATTCCTTGGTGATCTTCACCCATGGTTTTGGGAACGGGCCGTAGCCATAACCGGATTTCGGATCGGCGTATACACGTTCCATAAAGCTCCCAAAAATGGGCAAGGCCGTATGCGAACCTTCGCCGGATTCTGACGTGGTAAAGTGTACGCTGCGGTCATCTGCACCCACCCAAATACCGGTTACCAGGTCTTTGGTGATGCCCATATACCAGCCGTCTACATAATCACTTGAAGTGCCGGTTTTGCCGCCGATCTGATTATTTTTTTTCCATAAACCGGGATACTCCCAAAGTGCCTGCGAGGTACCACCCGGTTCTTCCATACCACCACGGAACATATATAACATCAGCCATGCGGTTTCTTCGCTTAAAACCTGTTCAGCTTTCAGCGCAAACTCCTGGATCACGTCGCCTTTCTGGTCGGTAATTTTAGTAACCAATAAGGGGTTAACCTTTTGGCCCTTATTTAAGAAAGTGCTGTAAGCGCGTACCATTTCATACACAGAAACATCATTAGAACCCAGCGAAACAGATGGCACCGATTTAAGCGGACTTTCGATACCTATTTTATGCGCATACTGCACAATTTTATCCCAGCCAACATGTTCGGTAACTTGGGCAGTAATAGAGTTCACGGATTTACCCATGGCCCAGCGCAACGACATCTCCCGGTAGGAGAAATTAAAATCGGCATTATTGGGCTGCCATACATCATCCTTGCCGTTATCTTTGAACTTGATGGTGACCGGTTTATCGGTGAATTTATCGCAGGGCGTAAAGCCGTTATCTAAAGCGGTTACGTATGCAAATGGTTTAAAGGTAGAACCTGCCTGGCGCTTCGCCTGGTTTACGTGGTCGTAGTTGAAATATTTATGATCGATACCGCCAACCCACACCTTTATTTTCCCGGTGGAAGGCTCCATGGTCATCATACCGGTATTGAGGATCCTGGTATAATACTTTATAGAATCCACACTGCTGAAGGTGGTATCCTGGTCGCCCTTCCAGGTGAAAACGCTCATGCGTTTTTTCTTTTCAAAGTAAGCGTTGATCTGGGTGGTATCACCTTTATATTTCTTGGCCAGCAGTTTATATATTGGAAGTCGCTGCTCGGCTTTCAATAAAAAATCTTTTATCTCAACACCCTTGCTATCGCGCCAGGGGTTTTTAGTTCCCCATAAATTATTGAAGCGCTTTTGCAGCATTTTCATTTTTTCGGCCACGGCCTCTTCGGCGTATTGCTGCAGTTTGCTATCGATGGTGGTATAGATCTTGAGTCCATCTTCATACAGGTCGTAACCGTTATCCTTACACCATTTGTCCAGCCATTTTTCCACCGCCCGGCGAATGTAGGAATCGCCCTGGCCCGTTTTATCTATGTAACTCAGATCCAGGCCAAGCGGCATGGCTGTAGCGGATGCATAAGTCGGCTGATCAATGTAATTATATTTCAGCATTTGGCTTAGTACCACGTTCCGGCGTTCAACTGCACGTTGCGGGTAAACCCTTGGGTTATAGGTAGACGTGGCTTTAAGCATGCCTACCAACGTTGCAGCCTCTGAAGGCGAAACCTGGTCGGGCATTTTATTGAAATATTTTAAGGTGGCCGTTTTTATCCCGTAAGAATTGTTACCAAACGGAACCGTATTAAAATACATGGTGACGATCTGTTCCTTGGTATATAAATGCTCGATTTTGAAGGCGGTAATCCATTCTTTCATTTTAAAAACTACGGTACGCAATACCGGAACATACTTAATAACTCCCTGCGATTTACGCTTGCGGGTATTAAATAGGTTTTTCGCCAGCTGTTGGGTAATGGTACTTGCACCGCGCCTGTCGCCTTTTGCAGTAGCCACCATACTGGTGATAAAGCCATAAAAATCTACCCCGCCGTGCTTGTAAAAACGTACATCTTCGGTTGCAACCAATGCATGGACCAGGCCAGGCGAGATGCCTTTATAATCAACAGGGGAACGGTTTTCCTTATAAAAACGACCGATCAGTTTGCCATCGGCAGTGTAAACTTCTGAGGATACCGATACTTCGGGTGTTTTAATGTCCTTCATGTCAGGCGAATAGCCGAACAGCCATAGAAAATTCAATTCAATGGCACAGAAAAAGATGATAACAAAGTAAACGAATATGGTTAGATATCTGAGGTATCGGTTTCTTATACTTCTAAACATTGGGTAAAGATGGATATTTATGCAGCTAAATCAATCACGGCAATACAAATAATTAACAACGCAATTTTAACAAGTAAATTTTATTTAGCGGGTGATTAGTGCATATATTTTTGATTAGAACTTAATCGCTTGTATAAGTTGTTTAAACTATAACTAAATCAGCTTTCGTGAGTATTATAAATAGTTAGAATTACGAAAATGAAGAAATCACTTACCATCACGTTTATTATGGCAATAATTTATGGCGCGGCGGCGCAAAAGGATGAAAAATTAATTGAAGTAGCATCCTTTGGGAAAAACCAACCGATTGGAGTCACTGTGGATCGTTCATCAAATCGCCTATTTGTTTCGTTTCCGCATGCGGAACCCTTTTTGTATGGGCTCACCGAGATTATCGATGGCAAACGCGTGCCCTATCCAAATGAAGAGTGGAATAAATTCATGCCCGACCAGCCCGAAACCCATTTTGTAAATGTTCAGGACCTTTATGCTGATGATCGTAATTGCCTTTGGGTGCTGGATTCGGCACCGGCCGGCGGAGCCGCTGTAATCGGGGACAGTAAGAGCAGTCAGGGCAAATTCAAACTGATCCAAATCGATCTAAATAAGAACAAGATCAAACGTATTTACACTTTTGACGATCTTCCAAAAGATAAGAGTGCCCTGAACGACATGTGCATCGACAATAGCCGTAACCTGGCCTACTTGTCGGATCCCGGGTTGCACGCCATTGTGGTGCTGGATCTGACGAGTGGTAAAAGCCGGGTTGTGCTGAAAGATGACAAATCAACCCTGGCAGACCCAAACTTCAGGCTTCATATTGACGGAAAAGACGTAGCAGATAAAGATGGAAAAGTTTTCGTATCTAATGTCAACGGGATTGCCCTAACCCGCGACTATAAATACTTTTATTTCCGGGCAATCAACCAAACTAAATTATACCGCATAGCAACGGCTTATCTCGCCGATATTTTGTTGAGCAATGCGGATTTAGCCCAAAAAGTAGAAACGGTTGCGGAAACGGGTGTGTGCCATGGTATGATAGCGGACGCCAAAGGCAATATTTACCTCAGCAATTCACCCGATCATTCCATCCAGTATATAACGCCGGATGGTAGATTAAATACGCTTGTAAAAGACGAAAGGTTGATCTGGCCCGATTCCTTCGGCATCGGTGCCGATGGTTATTTGTATCTAAGCGCCTCGCAAATGAACCGCCTGGGTAAATACAATAGTGGTGAAAACAGGGTGGAGTATCCGTTTAGGGTATATAAAGTTAAGTTGCCGAAGTGATTACGTGTTAATACTGTATTTGGGGTGCTGATGATAAAATAGTTCCAGCTCCTTTAACCGGGCAACCTGAGAGGGGCGGGGTGCTATAAAAGTGCGCACCCGCTTTATAACTTTAAAAGCATCTTCATAAGTTGCCCCGGCCTTAATAAGATAGGCCAGCGCCATGGTAGGCCCACGGCCCAAACCCTGGCGGCAGTGTACATATACAATACCACCCTTATTAATTTCGGTAGCCATGAACTCGGCACCCTTAATCAAGATATCCAATGGCGGCGGCGTATTATCCACGGTTGGTAAATGCAGGTATTTGATACCGACATATTTCGCCTTGGGGTAAACAGCGTGTTCGCGCATATTTACGATAGCAGTGATCCCAAGTGCTTTCAACTTTTTAAGGCCTATCAAATTATACTGGCTGCCTAAGTATAAATGAGCCGTTATCTGGCTTTTTTTAATATTAGGTAAGCCAAAAATATAGCGATGTAAAATGTCGATCATCTTTTGAAAAAAGATGACGATAACCACCCATATGCTTTTAATTTTAAACAACATCATTATTTTTTTTTGCCGGTACCAATACATTTAAGGCAAGCGGGAGTAGGGTTACTTCAAGTTTACTAGTCTGCCGTTCGGTATCATCGCAGATGTAATGCATGTTTTGTTCCGGTTCGACCGTTATTTTTTTACAGCGCCAGTGTTTCAATACTTCAGATTCCGTATGGAAAAGCGTACAGCCTGCCACTTTGATAACGGAAAGCGGGTCGGTATCGTGCATCAATATCACGTCCAGGTAACCGTCGGACACACTTATACCGGGCAGCAAAGCCATATCGCTGATCCCGATACTGCCTGCATTGGTGATGGTTAACGATACGCCCGATTCAATAATTTCAACATCATCTAGCCACATCTTATACGTTACGGGTTTTGCGGTAACCGCTGTTTTAAATGCGGAAATACCATAAGCCAACTGGCCTAGCTTATTTTTAAGGTAGGTATCTACGTCCAGTATCATATCTGCCATAATACCCATGTTTAACCTGAGTACAAAAGGGCAGCCGTTAGCAAGGCCCATATCTATTTGTCTTACTTCGGTATCGCCACTAATGATCAAGGCCAGCGCATCCTGAGAATCCTGCGGAATGCCCAAATCTTTCGACATTACGTTGGCCGTACCCCCCGGGATGATGGCCATAGGGGTATCACTTCCACAGAGCGCCCGGGCCACCTGGCTGATGCTGCCGTCGCCACCGTAAATTACAATTAGCTGAGTTTTGCCAATTAAATTCTTTGCAATAGTGTAGGCGTCATCTTCTTTAATGCCCACTGTTATTTGCCAGCTAATTGCAGTTTTACATAAAGCATGTTGCAGGTAGCTTAAAATAGCTTCTGATTTGCCCGATGCGGGATTGATTATGATGTGTATATCGCTGATTTGCATGTATGGGCAAGATAATCAAATATCAGTCCGCTATCTGTGCAACATATCATCAAATCCTATAAATAAACTTTCAATATATTTTGAAAGTTCAGTAATGTTGTTCTATATTTGTCCATGCAATAAGCAGAACAATAAAACATAAAAATCATGAACTACTTCATCCTTACTTACACAGTTTATTTAACCATCAGTATTTTATTAACTATTTGGGTGGCCAAAGTTTTGTTTAACAATGGGCGCATTTTCCTGGTAGATATTTTTCATGGCCACACGCCGCTGGCCGATAGCGTGAACAAATTATTAGTGGTAGGCTTTTACCTCATCAACATCGGGTACATGACCCTGGTGTTGAAAGAAACCGACACCATAAAAAGCACGCAGGAGGTAATAGAGGTGCTGAGTTATAAAGTAGGTACCATTATCCTTATTCTTGGTGCCATGCACTTTTTTAACATCGTTGTTTTTTTTAAACTCCGTAACAAAGCGCAACAGACCAAAGCCACAAACAATGTAGTATTTGTAGAACGCTAATCCCTGTAGCTATGAAAACGCTGAATAACCACATTATCCTGTACGATGCTGACTGCCCCATGTGTAAAGCCTATACCAAAGCCTTTACTGGCAGCGGGATGCTGGCTGCCGGTGGCCGGGCAAGCTACCAGGATATGCCCGAGGCCGTTTGCCCGCTGGTTGACAGGCAACGCGCCGCAGACGAGATTGCTCTTGTTGATACGCAAACCGGTGAAGTGAATTATGGCATCCGCAGTTTGTTCAAGGTAATTGGCAACAGCTTCCCTGTATTTAAAAAATTGTTTTTATACCCGCCATTCGTGTGGCTGATGAGCAGGGTTTATGCTTTTGTATCTTACAACCGCAGGGTTATTATCCCGGTTGCTCAGGCGGGGCAGGGTGTACAGCCCAGCTTTCGCCTGGGTTATCGTATGGCTTATCTGGTATTTGCCTGGTTGGTGGTGGGCAGTATCTTAACGGTGTACGCCCGGCACTTAACACCGCCGGTTCCGTTGGGTCATCCGCTGAGAGAGTATTACATCTGCGGCGGGCAGATTGTTTTTCAGGGCGTTGTAGTGTTTTACACACCGGCCAAACGCTGGGAGTACCTGGGCAATATGATGACCATTTCTTTAGCGGGTTCCCTTTTATTGCTGCCTGTATTACTAGTAGTCCAATTTGTGGCGCTAGGTCCTGTAGTTTGTATCTTGTGCTTTTTAGCCGTGGCCGGGCTAATGTTTTTAGAACACATCCGCCGCAGCCGCTTAATGGGATTAGGTTGGTTGCTTACAGTGAGCTGGGTGCTGTACAGGCTGCTGGTTTTGGCAGTAATTTTAAATTAGACTTATCATGAAATATAATAGAATAGTAATGGCAGGCGGCAATGGATACTTAGGTACCGTGCTGGCCAAATATTTTAAAGCAATGGCCGGCGAGATCATTTTGCTAAGCCGAAAACCAGCCGCTCCTGATGGTAATATTAAAACCGTGCTATGGGATGGGCAAACGGCCGGAGACTGGACAAATGAATTAAATGGTGCCGATTTACTGATTAACCTATGCGGTAAAAATGTTAATTGCCGATATACCGAAGAGAACAAAGCGGCAATCATCAGCTCAAGAGTAGTGCCTACCGCTTTGCTTGGCCGCGTAGTTGCTGCCCTTAGTCATCCGCCCAAGTTGTGGATCAACCTGGTATCCGCTACCATTTATCGCCATGCGGAAGACCATGCCAGGACGAGGCCACCGGCGAAATTGGCTACGGGTTTTCTATAGATGTGTGCAGGCAATGGGAACAAACTTTTTTTGATGCGGATACGCCCGGTACACGAAAAGTGGCCTTACGCCATGGTATCGCATTGGGCCGGGGCGACAGCGTTTTTCCGCGCTTACTTAACCTGGTAAAGCTAGGCATGGGTGGCAAACAGGGAGATGGTGAACAATATGTAGCCTGGATTCATGAGCATGATACTTGCAGGATCATTGAATTTTTGATGGATCACCCGGAACTGGATGGCATCATTAACTGCGCGGCCCCCGAAGCGGCAAAAAATAAGGACCTGATGCGCATTATCCGCAAAGCCTATGGCATTCCTTTTGGTCTGCCTGCGCCGCAATGGCTGCTGGAAATTGGCGCGAGATTAATCGGTACCGAAACCGAGCTGATCCTGAAAAGCCGCTGGGTTGCGCCAAAGCGATTGCTGGAAGCAGGCTTCGTTTTCCAGTTCCCAAAAGCAGAACATGCCATTCACGATATTTTAAGTTTGAGGGTATAACGTTATGGCTATTATTCAATTAACCACAAAGATCAATGCGCCTGTTGCGGTCTGTTTTGATCTGTCACGAAGTATAGATCTGCACCTCAATTCCATGCAACACACCGGTGAAAGAGCCATAGCCGGTAAAACGAAAGGCTTACTATCGCTCAACGATTGGGTAACCTGGGGTGCAAGGCATTTTGGAATGAACCTGAAAATGACCATCCGCATCAGCGAAATGGAGTTGAACGATTACTTTGTAGACGAGATAGTGAAAGGCCCGTTTAAAATGCTGCGCCACCTGCACCAGTTTAGAAAAGAAGGTGCACACACCCTGATGATGGATGAGTTTATTTTCAAATCGCCATTTGGCTATTTAGGGAAATTGGTGGATAAGTATATCCTGACCGATTACATGAACCATCTATTATTAAAACGCAACATGGTATTAAAGAATGCTGCGGAGCAGCGCTGTTATGAAATGCAGGACTAAAGTTAATCTGCCCCAGCCGGTAGTTTAGGTATTTTATCTTAAATAAATAAGTTCGTCGCTTATATTTATCTTAGCGCATAACTAATCCGAAATCAAGCATGTTTTTCTTTTCGTACCTGGCTGCGTTTATGTTATTGAGGCGACTTAATGGCACAATTAAATTTACAGACCTTAAGCTCAAATGGGGCAATATGCTTAATACCGGCAGCTGGATGATATGGCTGATATTTGTTGCATCCAGCAGCGCGTTCTCTGAGCATAATAATATGCTGGCTGGTGCGGTGTTTTTATTCGGTGTAATTACTTTTTTATTGCGGCAGGAAGATTTCCTGCCGATGCGCTTTCTGATCATTGCCCCTTACCCGCTTGTCGGCGTCACTTTTGCCAGTTGGCTTGCAGAACTGGTTGCACCGAAACTTTTTGATGACTACGAAAGTATTTTTGTTTACGGTATCATCATCGCCTTTGCTTATACTTTTTACCGCTGGGCAAATACCAAAAAGCAGCAGGAAGAAATTAAGATCGTAAGCAAACGAAATGAGGAACTGGACCAGCTGGTTGCCGAGCGTACTGCCGAATTAACCCGCCAGAAAGATGAGTTGCAGGAT
It encodes the following:
- a CDS encoding peptide-methionine (R)-S-oxide reductase; protein product: MNGQTKKQTASRPKSKPAAEWKKVLTPNQYNIMVESGTEPPYKNEYYDNHQKGVYVSAATGDVLFSSADKFESGTGWPSFVKAVDAGKVEVVRDNSYGMTRDEVIEKSTGLHLGHVFDDGPADRGGKRFCMNSGALKFVKK
- a CDS encoding tolB protein precursor; translated protein: MKKRYACCIKFSLLLFCIVSAMLFSQQAKAQYFGQNKVRYKKLDFKVYKTPHFEIYYYVKNDSMIKRFAQESELWYTLHQQVFRDTFSKPNPIILYANHPDFQQTTAIDGEISVGTGGITEGLKNRVVMPVMETNQTTRHVLGHELVHAFQYHTLLGRDSSNLENIGNLPLWMVEGMAEYLSIGKKDAYTAMWMRDAYLNHDIPSVADLTNSNKYFPYRYGEAFWSYLGSTYGDTIIVPFFKNTARFGLQYGIRRTFGYDDKTLSRLWKNSIENTYKSFLKDTVQKPVGLRVIDDKVGGDLTVAPAVSPDGRFIAFLSSKSLFSIDLYLSDAKTGRVIKRLTSKVSNSHVDEFNFIESAGAWSPDSKRFAFSVFSKGRNRMLVVGVPNGEILNDISMGKAEQFSNLTWSPDGNHIAFQGLSEGQGDLYIYSFDTKKVTQLTNDKYSDYQPSFSRDGKKIIFSSDRSTYDQVLSQELTFNLAELDIATGKVTDIKVFNHANNLNPVYSSDGTQVYFLSNRDGFRNLYRYTTGNGQVEQLTNLFTGICGITEFSPALSVSANNDVVYSYYRKQKYAIYNAKSTDFTPVIVDGANTNFEMALLPPTRAVGVDLINANLNNYLAYPKLPADSIINIPYKPKFKMDYLASNGIGASVGSYGTGLSSGIQGVFSDILGRNQIYGGLAVNGEVYDFGGQFVYINQQGRWNFGLGLSHIPYQSGTYGVSQTTREVDGKTINVLDQHTDIIRTFEDAVQGFTSYPISRSTRVEFGTGAARYSYRVDRYSTYYPYDSTGVYSAIDYQKHKISSEQFASETGYNLVPFTTVHVNTALVGDNSYFGIAAPLNGYRYRIEAEYNVGTYRFFSPTIDLRKYVRVEPVTFAARLYGYGRFGQEARGLYPLFIGYPFLIRGYEAQTFYNNAKQTTNGFTIDQLSGSRIAVANFEMRLPFTGPEKLAVVKSKFLFSDLNVFFDAGLAWNKGNQIKFQSGPDKTGDAVVLDANGKPTIGTDGQPVTQAVYNTNQRVPALSAGISLRVNFFGYFVLEPYYAFPLNRTDVKKPVFGLTFAPGW
- a CDS encoding transglycosylase; the protein is MFRSIRNRYLRYLTIFVYFVIIFFCAIELNFLWLFGYSPDMKDIKTPEVSVSSEVYTADGKLIGRFYKENRSPVDYKGISPGLVHALVATEDVRFYKHGGVDFYGFITSMVATAKGDRRGASTITQQLAKNLFNTRKRKSQGVIKYVPVLRTVVFKMKEWITAFKIEHLYTKEQIVTMYFNTVPFGNNSYGIKTATLKYFNKMPDQVSPSEAATLVGMLKATSTYNPRVYPQRAVERRNVVLSQMLKYNYIDQPTYASATAMPLGLDLSYIDKTGQGDSYIRRAVEKWLDKWCKDNGYDLYEDGLKIYTTIDSKLQQYAEEAVAEKMKMLQKRFNNLWGTKNPWRDSKGVEIKDFLLKAEQRLPIYKLLAKKYKGDTTQINAYFEKKKRMSVFTWKGDQDTTFSSVDSIKYYTRILNTGMMTMEPSTGKIKVWVGGIDHKYFNYDHVNQAKRQAGSTFKPFAYVTALDNGFTPCDKFTDKPVTIKFKDNGKDDVWQPNNADFNFSYREMSLRWAMGKSVNSITAQVTEHVGWDKIVQYAHKIGIESPLKSVPSVSLGSNDVSVYEMVRAYSTFLNKGQKVNPLLVTKITDQKGDVIQEFALKAEQVLSEETAWLMLYMFRGGMEEPGGTSQALWEYPGLWKKNNQIGGKTGTSSDYVDGWYMGITKDLVTGIWVGADDRSVHFTTSESGEGSHTALPIFGSFMERVYADPKSGYGYGPFPKPWVKITKEYMCPSPRITSSDTTATDSLEMPADTAGAVVTPPADPAPESTTPAP
- a CDS encoding gluconolactonase, which translates into the protein MAIIYGAAAQKDEKLIEVASFGKNQPIGVTVDRSSNRLFVSFPHAEPFLYGLTEIIDGKRVPYPNEEWNKFMPDQPETHFVNVQDLYADDRNCLWVLDSAPAGGAAVIGDSKSSQGKFKLIQIDLNKNKIKRIYTFDDLPKDKSALNDMCIDNSRNLAYLSDPGLHAIVVLDLTSGKSRVVLKDDKSTLADPNFRLHIDGKDVADKDGKVFVSNVNGIALTRDYKYFYFRAINQTKLYRIATAYLADILLSNADLAQKVETVAETGVCHGMIADAKGNIYLSNSPDHSIQYITPDGRLNTLVKDERLIWPDSFGIGADGYLYLSASQMNRLGKYNSGENRVEYPFRVYKVKLPK
- a CDS encoding protein phosphatase gives rise to the protein MLFKIKSIWVVIVIFFQKMIDILHRYIFGLPNIKKSQITAHLYLGSQYNLIGLKKLKALGITAIVNMREHAVYPKAKYVGIKYLHLPTVDNTPPPLDILIKGAEFMATEINKGGIVYVHCRQGLGRGPTMALAYLIKAGATYEDAFKVIKRVRTFIAPRPSQVARLKELELFYHQHPKYSINT